From Streptomonospora salina, the proteins below share one genomic window:
- a CDS encoding N-acyl homoserine lactonase family protein, protein MTVESDGAGGGDVRVYAIRFAHREASVRGEHFYGHDPCSESPFPIDYYVWLVVSGDRTVLVDAGFTAETARARGERHYLRSPMETIAALGSDADRVSHVVLSHLHYDHVGHVADFPAASVVLQEAELAFWTSRHAGRGEHARLADPAAIASLVRENFTGRVRLVNGDHEVVPGVTVHRVGGHTPGLQVTRVETAQGVVVLAADGTHFFENIEQDRPYGVVNHLPSMYEAFDTIRSLAGPDGVVVPGHDPRVRERFPAVPGLAGLAVRIA, encoded by the coding sequence ATGACGGTCGAGTCCGACGGCGCCGGCGGAGGTGACGTTCGCGTCTACGCGATCCGCTTCGCGCACCGCGAGGCGTCCGTGCGGGGCGAGCACTTCTACGGGCACGATCCCTGCTCCGAGTCGCCGTTCCCGATCGACTACTACGTGTGGCTCGTCGTCTCCGGCGATCGGACGGTCCTCGTCGACGCGGGCTTCACGGCGGAGACCGCGCGAGCTCGGGGCGAGCGCCACTACCTCCGGTCGCCCATGGAGACGATCGCGGCCCTGGGATCGGACGCCGACCGCGTCTCCCACGTCGTCCTCAGCCACCTGCACTACGACCACGTGGGTCACGTCGCGGACTTCCCCGCCGCGAGCGTCGTTCTGCAGGAGGCCGAGCTCGCCTTCTGGACGTCGCGGCACGCGGGCAGGGGCGAGCACGCCCGCCTGGCCGACCCGGCGGCGATCGCGTCCCTGGTGCGGGAGAACTTCACCGGACGCGTACGGCTGGTGAACGGAGATCACGAGGTGGTCCCGGGTGTCACCGTGCACCGGGTCGGCGGGCACACCCCCGGACTGCAGGTGACCCGGGTCGAGACCGCGCAGGGCGTCGTGGTTCTTGCCGCAGACGGGACACACTTCTTCGAGAACATCGAGCAGGACCGGCCCTACGGCGTGGTCAACCACCTGCCGTCGATGTACGAGGCGTTCGACACCATCCGATCGCTGGCGGGGCCGGACGGAGTGGTGGTTCCAGGACACGATCCCCGGGTGCGGGAGCGGTTCCCGGCGGTGCCCGGATTGGCGGGGCTGGCCGTGCGCATCGCCTAG
- a CDS encoding NAD(P)-dependent oxidoreductase yields MTSCGESVQVALCGLGNMGSAIAGRLTDAGLPALVFDLDAERTRRAAEASGAAAAASVAELATADVVLLSLPTPKASLEVVAELAPLMRADGVIAETSTVNPPDMAAAGEVCAPHGVGIIDAAILSGVSQMRCGAAALLVGGEDRHVRKAEPVLDAISGSIRRFGPLGSGMSAKVLNNAVAHAVMVVLSEAGALAAATGVSGTALAELLGGADAGLTRPLTHRFVERILRAEYEGGMPTEAARKDSALVLDLAQQTNVPLFALQSTHTVYELGLAQGLGRYDYSAIATLWEQWTGRPMSETGDGSGGE; encoded by the coding sequence ATGACGAGTTGCGGTGAATCCGTGCAGGTGGCGCTGTGCGGCCTGGGGAACATGGGGTCGGCGATCGCCGGGCGGTTGACCGACGCCGGCCTGCCCGCCCTCGTCTTCGACCTCGACGCGGAACGGACCCGCCGGGCCGCGGAGGCGTCCGGGGCCGCGGCGGCCGCGAGTGTCGCCGAGCTGGCGACCGCCGACGTCGTGCTGCTCTCGCTACCGACCCCGAAGGCGTCCTTGGAGGTCGTCGCGGAGCTGGCGCCGCTGATGCGCGCGGACGGCGTCATCGCCGAGACCTCCACGGTCAACCCGCCCGACATGGCCGCAGCCGGCGAGGTGTGCGCGCCCCACGGTGTCGGGATCATCGATGCCGCGATCCTCTCCGGGGTCTCCCAGATGCGTTGCGGGGCCGCGGCCCTCCTGGTCGGCGGAGAGGACCGCCACGTCCGGAAGGCCGAGCCCGTGCTCGACGCCATCAGCGGGTCGATCCGGCGGTTCGGACCGTTGGGCAGCGGCATGTCCGCCAAGGTCCTCAACAACGCGGTCGCGCACGCGGTCATGGTGGTCCTCTCCGAGGCCGGTGCGCTGGCCGCCGCGACGGGAGTCTCCGGCACGGCGCTGGCCGAGCTGCTCGGCGGTGCCGACGCCGGCCTTACGCGGCCGCTGACGCACCGGTTCGTGGAGCGGATCCTGCGCGCCGAGTACGAGGGCGGCATGCCGACCGAGGCGGCCCGAAAGGACTCCGCCCTGGTCCTGGACCTCGCCCAGCAGACGAACGTCCCGCTGTTCGCGCTGCAGAGCACGCACACCGTATACGAGCTGGGATTGGCACAGGGCCTGGGCCGCTACGACTACTCCGCGATCGCGACACTCTGGGAGCAGTGGACCGGGCGCCCTATGAGCGAGACAGGCGACGGAAGCGGCGGCGAATGA
- a CDS encoding MFS transporter gives MTNRPTAPRRSTGTEDDPPPQARGGIRGAFYGYFVDFYDIYLPTMALAPAMVYFEPEHLDTVTSSTIYYITLAITLLGRPLGASIFGHMADSVGRKPATMVAVGGSTVITFLMMLMPGYALLGWFAIIGLILLRFVNGIFLGGIYTAAVPLAMESAPPEKRARVSTRIMLGYPLAFIVVSLVTTLMLQITPVEDGSYLEWGWRAPFVLSVVFQVAFLLYYRGVEEPPTGKRAKDRPSPLKELVARGPNRRGLMQVFVLMSGMWLSLQTAVSMMPGFLTGVLKVPDMAVTVATIVFFTVLMGAYLGIGRVADAWGRRPVLILFGVLTATVVPALYWLLTATAEPGEGVVATLVLAGTVVVVANTPWGILSAYIPERFPVEVRASGFGVGYTFAVIIPSLYSFFLVWLSHLMPYEYAQIPLVVLGGLLAVAGALMGPETKGADLAAKQTQRSQR, from the coding sequence ATGACGAACCGACCGACTGCCCCGAGAAGGTCCACGGGCACCGAAGACGACCCGCCTCCCCAGGCTCGCGGGGGAATACGGGGCGCCTTCTACGGCTACTTCGTGGACTTCTACGACATCTACCTGCCGACGATGGCGCTCGCCCCGGCCATGGTCTACTTCGAACCCGAGCACCTCGACACGGTGACGAGTTCGACGATCTACTACATCACGCTCGCGATCACCCTGCTGGGGCGGCCGCTCGGCGCCTCGATCTTCGGGCACATGGCCGATAGCGTCGGCCGCAAGCCGGCGACCATGGTCGCGGTGGGCGGTTCCACGGTCATCACGTTCCTCATGATGCTCATGCCCGGATACGCGCTCCTGGGCTGGTTCGCGATCATCGGGCTGATCCTGCTGCGGTTCGTGAACGGCATCTTCCTCGGGGGCATCTACACGGCCGCGGTGCCGCTGGCCATGGAGTCCGCACCGCCCGAGAAACGCGCCCGGGTGTCCACCCGCATCATGCTGGGATACCCGCTGGCCTTCATCGTGGTCAGCCTGGTGACCACCCTGATGCTGCAGATCACGCCCGTGGAGGACGGCAGCTACCTGGAGTGGGGCTGGCGGGCTCCGTTCGTGCTCAGCGTCGTCTTCCAGGTGGCGTTCCTGCTGTACTACCGCGGCGTCGAGGAGCCCCCGACGGGCAAGCGCGCCAAGGACCGACCGTCCCCGTTGAAGGAGCTGGTCGCCAGAGGGCCGAACCGGCGCGGCCTGATGCAGGTGTTCGTGCTGATGAGCGGCATGTGGCTGTCGCTGCAGACCGCCGTGTCGATGATGCCGGGCTTTCTGACCGGCGTACTGAAGGTTCCGGACATGGCTGTCACCGTCGCCACGATCGTGTTCTTCACGGTCCTGATGGGTGCCTACTTGGGCATCGGCCGGGTGGCGGACGCCTGGGGCCGCCGACCGGTGCTGATCCTGTTCGGGGTGTTGACCGCCACGGTGGTTCCGGCCCTGTACTGGCTGCTGACCGCCACGGCCGAGCCGGGCGAGGGGGTCGTCGCCACTCTGGTGCTGGCGGGAACCGTCGTGGTGGTGGCCAACACGCCCTGGGGCATCCTCAGCGCCTACATCCCAGAGCGGTTCCCCGTCGAGGTCCGCGCTTCCGGGTTCGGGGTCGGCTACACGTTCGCGGTGATCATTCCGTCGCTGTACAGCTTCTTCCTGGTCTGGCTGAGCCACCTGATGCCCTACGAGTACGCCCAGATCCCGCTGGTGGTCCTCGGCGGGTTGCTCGCAGTGGCCGGCGCGCTCATGGGGCCGGAGACCAAGGGGGCGGATCTCGCTGCGAAACAGACGCAAAGGAGTCAGCGATGA
- a CDS encoding aldehyde dehydrogenase produces MTATDYRMLIDGQRVGAESGDRATAINPYTAEEFAAFPDAGASDVDAAVTAARTAFEREWRAVPGVRRAELLNRLASLLEDDADRLGALESRDNGKLLRETTSQIRFAARNYRFFAGYADKLGGRTVPLDSPDTFDYTIAEPVGVAALITAWNSPMQLLANKLAPALAAGNCVVVKPSEHASVTTLELADLVTRAGFPPGVVNVVTGGTRAGIALSEHPGLDRISFTGSVPTGRAIAEAAARNVVPTTLELGGKSPNIVFADADVERAIVGAVAGIFAAGGQTCIAGSRLLVQRSVYERVVEGVAERARAIRLGDPLLPETQLGPLANRPHYERVRAAIETGVSAGARPVAGMDSAAQSPSSTAGFFVPPTVFADVHNSSRLAREEVFGPVLSVIPFADDEEAVAIANDSDYGLAAGIWTNDLTRAHTVAKRLVAGTVWVNTYRASAAQAPFGGTRKSGYGRERGEEALQEYLTTKNVLIDLSGTTPDPFSIRT; encoded by the coding sequence ATGACCGCAACTGACTACCGAATGCTGATCGACGGCCAGCGGGTCGGCGCCGAGAGCGGCGACCGCGCGACCGCGATCAACCCCTATACAGCAGAGGAGTTCGCCGCTTTTCCCGACGCGGGCGCCTCCGATGTGGACGCCGCTGTCACGGCCGCGCGCACGGCGTTCGAGCGCGAATGGCGCGCCGTACCCGGTGTGCGCCGCGCCGAGCTGCTGAACCGCCTCGCGTCGCTGCTGGAGGACGACGCCGACCGGCTAGGCGCCCTGGAGAGCAGGGACAACGGCAAGCTGCTGCGCGAGACCACGAGCCAGATCCGCTTCGCCGCCCGCAACTACCGCTTCTTCGCCGGTTACGCGGACAAGCTTGGCGGCCGCACGGTCCCGCTCGACTCGCCGGACACCTTCGACTACACCATCGCCGAACCCGTCGGGGTAGCCGCGCTGATCACGGCGTGGAACTCACCGATGCAGCTCCTCGCCAACAAGCTCGCGCCGGCGCTCGCGGCCGGGAACTGCGTCGTGGTCAAACCCTCCGAGCACGCCTCGGTGACCACCCTCGAACTGGCGGACCTGGTCACCCGTGCGGGTTTCCCGCCCGGTGTCGTCAACGTCGTCACCGGAGGGACCCGGGCCGGGATCGCCCTGTCCGAGCATCCGGGGCTCGACCGGATCAGCTTCACCGGCAGCGTACCCACCGGCCGCGCGATCGCCGAGGCGGCCGCGCGCAACGTGGTCCCCACGACGCTGGAGCTCGGCGGCAAGTCGCCCAACATCGTCTTCGCCGACGCGGACGTCGAGCGCGCGATCGTCGGCGCCGTGGCGGGCATCTTCGCCGCCGGCGGGCAGACCTGCATCGCCGGCAGCCGGCTGCTGGTCCAGCGCTCGGTGTACGAGCGGGTGGTCGAGGGGGTCGCGGAACGGGCCCGCGCCATCCGCCTCGGCGACCCCCTGCTCCCCGAGACTCAGCTCGGTCCGCTCGCCAACCGCCCCCACTACGAACGGGTCAGGGCGGCCATCGAGACCGGCGTCAGCGCCGGCGCCCGGCCGGTGGCCGGCATGGACTCCGCCGCGCAGAGCCCGTCCTCGACCGCCGGGTTCTTCGTACCGCCCACGGTCTTCGCCGACGTGCACAACTCCTCGCGTCTCGCGCGTGAGGAGGTCTTCGGCCCCGTCCTGAGCGTGATCCCCTTCGCCGACGACGAGGAGGCCGTGGCCATCGCCAACGACAGCGACTACGGGCTGGCAGCCGGAATCTGGACCAACGACCTGACCCGGGCGCACACCGTCGCCAAGCGCCTCGTGGCCGGGACGGTCTGGGTGAACACCTACCGGGCCAGCGCGGCGCAGGCCCCGTTCGGCGGGACACGCAAGTCCGGCTACGGCCGGGAACGCGGCGAGGAAGCGCTCCAGGAGTACCTCACCACGAAGAACGTGCTGATCGACCTGTCCGGGACGACTCCGGACCCCTTCTCCATCCGTACCTGA
- a CDS encoding energy-coupling factor ABC transporter ATP-binding protein, protein MSALPPEEPVSLARGYPALEVDGLGYHYPDGHPALSGVDLTVDRGERVALLGPNGAGKTTLVLHLNGILTAATGHVRIAGLEVRRGHLQEIRRRVGIVFQDPDDQLFMPTVADDVAFGPANHGLRGSALRERVEIALEQVGMAGHARRPPHHLSFGQRRRVALATVLAMQPEILVLDEPTSNLDPASRRELADILVSVEVTTLIVTHDLPYALELCPRSLLLSSGTVAADGSTRDLLSDATLMRAHRLELPFGFDPAFLDRP, encoded by the coding sequence ATGAGTGCGTTGCCGCCGGAGGAGCCGGTCTCCCTGGCGCGGGGGTATCCGGCACTGGAGGTCGACGGGCTGGGCTACCACTATCCCGACGGGCACCCGGCGCTATCCGGTGTCGATCTGACCGTCGACAGGGGGGAACGCGTCGCCCTCCTGGGACCCAACGGCGCGGGCAAGACCACACTCGTGTTGCACCTCAACGGCATCCTCACAGCCGCAACGGGCCACGTGCGGATCGCCGGGCTAGAGGTGCGGCGCGGGCACCTGCAGGAGATCCGCCGCAGAGTGGGCATCGTCTTCCAGGACCCCGACGATCAGTTGTTCATGCCGACCGTCGCCGACGACGTGGCCTTCGGCCCGGCCAACCACGGCCTGCGCGGCTCCGCGCTTCGCGAGCGCGTGGAGATCGCACTGGAGCAGGTGGGCATGGCCGGGCACGCCCGGCGCCCCCCTCACCACCTCAGCTTCGGCCAGCGCCGCCGGGTTGCCCTGGCGACCGTGCTCGCCATGCAGCCGGAGATTCTGGTGCTCGACGAACCGACCTCGAACCTCGATCCCGCATCGCGCCGGGAGTTGGCCGACATCCTCGTCTCCGTGGAAGTGACCACCCTCATCGTCACCCATGATCTGCCCTACGCGCTGGAACTGTGCCCGCGCTCGCTGCTGCTCAGCAGTGGCACCGTTGCCGCCGACGGTTCAACCCGCGACCTGCTCTCCGACGCCACGCTGATGCGAGCCCACCGCCTGGAGCTTCCCTTCGGCTTCGACCCGGCGTTCCTCGACCGCCCCTGA
- the cbiQ gene encoding cobalt ECF transporter T component CbiQ — MSGGHAAALYRPGDTPAHRLPAHCKLVAVFAFVLVVATTPREELWAFAVYAVLLGAVAAVARIPAGFIVRRALVEAPFVLFAVALPFLSSGPATVVAGVSLSVSGLFGAFNILAKATLGVVAAVLLSATTPIGDVLSGMARLRIPPTFVMIASFMVRYVAVVSGELARMRLAMASRGLHSRSPRRLAAAAGTAGALFVRTYERGERVYVAMLSRGYAGGPTAPTGGAASPGAWARALVLPGSALLVGAAAWTLRLRGGAA; from the coding sequence ATGAGCGGCGGGCACGCTGCGGCGCTCTACCGCCCCGGCGACACACCGGCGCACCGCCTTCCCGCCCACTGCAAGCTGGTCGCGGTGTTCGCCTTCGTCCTCGTCGTCGCAACCACCCCGCGCGAGGAGTTGTGGGCCTTCGCCGTTTACGCGGTGCTGTTGGGTGCCGTGGCGGCCGTAGCGCGGATTCCCGCGGGGTTCATCGTGCGGCGCGCGCTGGTCGAGGCGCCCTTTGTGCTGTTCGCTGTAGCCCTGCCGTTCCTGTCGTCGGGACCGGCGACGGTGGTCGCCGGTGTCAGCCTGAGCGTCAGCGGGCTATTCGGGGCGTTCAACATCCTGGCCAAGGCCACGCTCGGCGTGGTGGCCGCCGTTCTGCTCTCCGCGACTACTCCGATCGGCGATGTCCTCAGCGGTATGGCGCGGCTGCGGATACCGCCGACCTTTGTCATGATCGCCTCGTTCATGGTGCGCTACGTCGCCGTCGTCTCCGGTGAACTCGCGCGGATGCGCCTGGCGATGGCCTCGCGCGGTCTGCACAGTCGATCACCGCGCCGACTGGCCGCCGCCGCGGGCACGGCGGGCGCCCTGTTCGTGCGCACCTACGAACGGGGCGAGCGGGTCTACGTGGCGATGCTCAGCCGCGGCTACGCCGGGGGCCCTACCGCTCCCACCGGCGGCGCGGCGTCGCCGGGCGCCTGGGCGCGCGCGTTGGTGCTGCCGGGCTCCGCCCTGCTGGTGGGGGCTGCCGCCTGGACGCTGCGGCTGCGAGGAGGAGCGGCATGA
- a CDS encoding PDGLE domain-containing protein, which yields MRVATRTLVITGLTVALLLAGGLSYFASAEPDGLNRVAADLGFARAEQDHALGTGPLADYATTGITAPWLSSAIAGTVGVLAAFTVAWGLFLLVHPRRPRADASAEAGEKRPGHRG from the coding sequence GTGCGTGTTGCCACCCGAACGCTTGTGATCACGGGCTTGACCGTAGCGCTGCTGCTGGCCGGCGGCCTCAGCTACTTCGCCAGCGCCGAGCCCGACGGTCTGAACCGCGTGGCCGCCGATCTGGGATTCGCCCGAGCCGAGCAGGACCACGCGCTCGGCACCGGGCCGCTCGCCGACTACGCAACGACGGGGATCACAGCGCCCTGGCTGTCGAGCGCCATCGCCGGAACCGTTGGCGTGCTCGCCGCGTTCACCGTCGCGTGGGGCCTGTTTCTCCTCGTGCATCCGCGGAGGCCACGGGCCGATGCGTCGGCGGAGGCCGGAGAGAAGCGTCCGGGCCACCGTGGATGA
- a CDS encoding energy-coupling factor ABC transporter permease: protein MHIPDGFINAPVSIGAGVAAVGAVAGCLRKARADTDERLVPMAGLAAAFIFAAQMINFPVAGGTSGHLLGGALAALLLGPYAGTLAVTVVLVVQAFLFADGGLTALGLNVLNMGVVTAFAAYGVFAVLIRLLPKTRSAAVAAGGLAAGLSVPVSAMAFVAEYALGGTTDVAIGTVAAAMGGVHLLIGIGEGLITGATLAAVLRVRPDLVFAARHLASPVPHASPVRPAAGG, encoded by the coding sequence GTGCACATACCTGACGGCTTCATCAACGCTCCGGTGTCGATCGGCGCCGGGGTCGCCGCTGTAGGCGCCGTCGCCGGGTGCCTGCGCAAGGCCCGAGCAGACACCGACGAACGGCTCGTCCCTATGGCCGGCCTCGCGGCGGCGTTCATCTTCGCCGCACAGATGATCAACTTCCCCGTGGCGGGCGGCACCAGCGGCCACCTCCTCGGGGGCGCTTTGGCCGCGCTACTCCTCGGCCCCTACGCGGGGACGCTGGCCGTAACCGTGGTCCTGGTGGTCCAGGCGTTCCTCTTCGCCGACGGCGGCCTGACCGCACTCGGGCTCAACGTGCTGAACATGGGCGTGGTCACCGCCTTCGCCGCCTACGGAGTCTTCGCCGTGCTGATCCGTCTACTGCCCAAGACCCGGTCCGCTGCGGTGGCGGCCGGCGGTCTCGCGGCCGGGCTCTCGGTGCCCGTCTCGGCCATGGCCTTCGTCGCCGAATACGCGCTCGGCGGGACCACCGACGTCGCGATCGGCACGGTCGCGGCAGCCATGGGCGGAGTCCACCTGCTCATCGGGATCGGTGAAGGACTCATCACCGGCGCCACCCTGGCGGCCGTCCTCAGGGTCCGGCCCGATCTCGTATTCGCGGCCCGCCACCTCGCTTCGCCGGTGCCACATGCATCCCCCGTCCGACCTGCGGCAGGAGGCTAG
- a CDS encoding MBL fold metallo-hydrolase, protein MFLKQFYAQSLGHASYLVGDEKTGRALVFDPRRDVEVYLQAARESGLRIAYTADSHGHNDYLSGIRELTELTGARVWASAAGEYGYPHEPLRDGQVIEFGDVGIEVLHTPGHTPEHMSLLAYDRTTSADVPALLLSGGALLVGDLARPDLLGGEEQARKAASAFCDTIQTKLLALPDGVQVYPTHVAGSLCGGNIGSRLSTTVGYERRTNAVLSYADSAEEFVRECIRLDNLPAVPPYWRRMRSQNMRGVDPLGVLAEPPALSAGEFQQHRDAGAIVLDTRQPEAYGGSHIPGALNVGTGAAFPTWAGTVLPEGARTLLVMDDPADLWEISWQLLRIGYPLPTGWLRAGMTGWRTAARPVETVPQITVYDLKERLERGEVRLLDVRQPSEWHSGHIAEAFHITGAELADRLDEVPDDRPLAVTCGSGYRSSVATSLLARNGHSEVLNVTGGMTAWKNADLPLKG, encoded by the coding sequence GTGTTCCTCAAGCAGTTCTACGCACAGTCGCTGGGCCATGCCTCTTATCTGGTGGGCGATGAGAAGACGGGGCGGGCGCTGGTATTCGATCCGCGCCGCGACGTGGAGGTCTATCTCCAGGCGGCCCGGGAGAGCGGCCTGCGCATCGCCTACACCGCCGACTCCCACGGCCACAACGACTACCTGTCGGGGATCAGGGAGCTGACCGAGCTTACCGGTGCCCGGGTATGGGCCTCAGCCGCCGGCGAGTACGGCTACCCCCACGAGCCGTTGCGCGACGGGCAGGTCATCGAGTTCGGCGATGTGGGCATCGAGGTCCTCCACACGCCGGGGCATACGCCCGAGCACATGAGCCTGCTGGCCTATGACCGCACCACCAGCGCCGACGTGCCCGCGCTGCTGCTATCGGGCGGAGCGCTGCTGGTCGGCGACCTCGCCCGGCCCGACCTGCTCGGCGGCGAAGAGCAGGCGCGCAAGGCGGCGTCGGCCTTCTGCGACACGATCCAGACCAAGCTGCTCGCGCTGCCCGACGGCGTGCAGGTGTATCCGACACATGTGGCCGGTTCGCTGTGCGGCGGCAACATCGGCAGCCGGCTGTCGACCACGGTCGGATACGAGCGTCGGACCAACGCCGTCTTGTCTTACGCGGACTCCGCCGAGGAGTTCGTCCGCGAATGCATCCGCCTGGACAACCTGCCCGCGGTGCCTCCGTACTGGAGGCGTATGCGCTCGCAGAACATGCGGGGCGTCGACCCCCTGGGCGTGCTCGCCGAGCCGCCGGCGTTGAGCGCCGGCGAGTTCCAACAGCACCGCGACGCCGGCGCGATCGTCCTGGACACCCGCCAGCCGGAGGCGTACGGCGGCTCACACATCCCCGGTGCCCTCAACGTGGGCACCGGAGCGGCTTTTCCCACCTGGGCCGGCACGGTGCTTCCGGAGGGGGCCCGGACTCTGCTCGTCATGGACGATCCCGCCGATCTGTGGGAGATCAGCTGGCAGCTCCTGCGTATCGGCTACCCGCTGCCGACCGGGTGGCTGCGCGCGGGCATGACCGGGTGGCGCACCGCTGCCCGCCCCGTCGAGACCGTTCCCCAGATCACCGTGTACGACCTCAAGGAACGGCTGGAGCGGGGCGAGGTGCGGCTGCTCGATGTGCGCCAGCCCAGCGAGTGGCACAGCGGCCACATCGCCGAGGCCTTCCATATCACCGGAGCCGAGCTGGCCGACCGGCTGGACGAGGTCCCTGACGACCGGCCGCTCGCCGTCACCTGCGGGAGCGGCTATCGCTCTTCGGTGGCCACCAGCCTGCTCGCCCGCAACGGGCACTCGGAGGTCCTCAACGTCACCGGTGGAATGACGGCGTGGAAGAACGCCGACCTGCCCCTGAAGGGATGA
- a CDS encoding rhodanese-like domain-containing protein gives MEPRHVSEQQDRLQVVDVREVEERDVGRIPGSRWIPMDALPQRLGERDAGSPAVTVCRSGRMADYLADQGYQADNLDGGIAVWAEEKLPVRRPANDTPGKVA, from the coding sequence ATGGAGCCGCGACACGTCAGCGAGCAGCAGGACCGGCTGCAGGTGGTCGATGTGCGCGAGGTCGAGGAGCGGGATGTGGGCCGCATCCCGGGATCGCGCTGGATCCCGATGGACGCGCTTCCGCAGCGGCTCGGGGAACGCGATGCAGGCAGCCCTGCGGTGACGGTCTGCCGCAGCGGCCGGATGGCCGACTACCTCGCCGATCAGGGGTATCAGGCCGACAATCTCGACGGCGGCATAGCCGTATGGGCCGAGGAGAAGCTGCCCGTGCGCAGGCCCGCGAACGACACGCCGGGAAAGGTGGCCTGA
- a CDS encoding sulfite exporter TauE/SafE family protein, producing MGAALAFGLLIGLLLGLLGAGGSILAVPALVVGVGLPVATAVPASLVVVGASALAGLVPRLRQGTVRWRVALVFGGAGLPAAFAGTGAGRLVPDRWLMLAFALLMVVVAAHMLRNQSEEGGACRTRAGGIDWRSCLPKALAAGAGVGFLTGMFGVGGGFVVVPALTLLLGLTAVEAVSTSLVVVAVNAASGLAAHAGAAAGLDYGTIAVFATAAVAASLAAGRLAGRIPAVPLRRAFAILVLAVAGGMAAAVLAAPGLLAG from the coding sequence ATGGGAGCGGCGCTCGCGTTCGGCCTTTTGATCGGCCTTCTGCTCGGGCTGCTCGGCGCGGGCGGCTCCATCCTGGCGGTGCCCGCGCTCGTCGTGGGCGTCGGCCTGCCGGTGGCAACCGCCGTACCGGCCTCCCTGGTGGTGGTCGGCGCCTCGGCACTGGCCGGCCTGGTTCCGAGGCTGCGGCAGGGCACCGTCCGCTGGCGGGTCGCCCTCGTCTTCGGCGGCGCCGGACTGCCTGCGGCCTTCGCCGGCACCGGGGCCGGGCGCCTGGTGCCCGACCGGTGGCTGATGCTGGCTTTCGCGCTCCTGATGGTGGTGGTGGCCGCGCACATGCTGCGCAATCAATCCGAGGAGGGCGGGGCCTGCCGCACCCGTGCCGGGGGTATCGATTGGCGCAGCTGCCTGCCCAAGGCATTGGCCGCAGGTGCCGGGGTCGGGTTCCTGACCGGGATGTTCGGGGTCGGCGGCGGGTTCGTCGTCGTCCCGGCGCTCACACTGCTCCTCGGACTGACCGCGGTCGAGGCCGTGTCCACCTCGCTGGTGGTGGTCGCGGTCAACGCCGCCTCGGGACTGGCCGCCCACGCAGGCGCGGCCGCCGGCCTGGATTACGGGACCATCGCCGTCTTCGCCACTGCCGCAGTGGCCGCCTCGCTGGCCGCGGGTCGACTGGCCGGGCGCATCCCGGCCGTGCCCCTGCGGCGCGCCTTCGCCATCCTGGTGCTGGCCGTGGCCGGCGGCATGGCCGCCGCGGTCCTCGCGGCGCCCGGCCTACTCGCCGGGTGA
- a CDS encoding rhodanese-like domain-containing protein, with amino-acid sequence MTAPASIDVDQTRTLMDDRPGTRLIDVRTPGEFAGAHIAESYNVPLDLLREHRRELQADHDDPIVLVCRSGTRAEEARRLVAESDLAGVQVLRGGIAAWEGAGAPLVRGRGTWSMERQVRLVAGTIVLLAVGASLLAEPVKWLAAAVGAGLTVAAVTDTCAMARVLSVLPWNRAAAGDGPAALSALTEPAADRA; translated from the coding sequence ATGACAGCGCCCGCATCCATCGACGTCGACCAGACGCGCACGCTGATGGACGACCGTCCCGGGACCAGGCTGATCGACGTGCGCACGCCCGGCGAGTTCGCCGGGGCCCACATCGCCGAGTCCTACAACGTCCCGCTCGATCTGCTGCGCGAGCACCGCCGGGAGCTTCAGGCCGACCACGACGACCCGATCGTCCTGGTCTGCCGCAGCGGCACCCGTGCCGAGGAGGCCCGCCGGCTGGTCGCCGAATCGGACCTGGCGGGAGTACAGGTGCTGCGGGGCGGCATCGCGGCCTGGGAAGGTGCCGGAGCCCCGCTGGTACGGGGACGCGGCACCTGGTCCATGGAGCGCCAGGTACGGCTGGTGGCCGGAACGATCGTGCTACTCGCTGTGGGCGCCAGCCTGCTCGCCGAGCCGGTGAAGTGGCTGGCCGCCGCCGTCGGTGCGGGGCTGACCGTCGCTGCCGTCACCGACACCTGCGCCATGGCCCGGGTGCTCTCCGTGCTGCCGTGGAACCGGGCGGCGGCCGGCGACGGCCCGGCGGCACTGAGCGCGTTGACCGAGCCCGCCGCCGACCGGGCCTGA